In one window of Miscanthus floridulus cultivar M001 chromosome 12, ASM1932011v1, whole genome shotgun sequence DNA:
- the LOC136497933 gene encoding polyamine oxidase 5: protein MDQPPNGFAAGGFFTHMDGQNRSPPSVIVIGGGISGIATARALSNASFKVTLLESRDRLGGRVHTDYSFGCPIDMGASWLHGVCNENSLAPLIRMLGLRLYRTSGDNSVLYDHDLESYALFDKHGQQVPQEIVSKVGETFEKILKETVKVRDEHANDMPLIQAMAIVLDRNPHMKLEGLEYEVLQWCICRLEAWFATDMDNISLKNWDQEHVLTGGHGLMVNGYDPVIKALAQGLDIHLNHRVTKIIQRYNKVIVCVEDGASFVADAAIITVPLGVLKANIIKFEPELPREKLSAIADLGVGIENKIALKFNTVFWPNVEVLGRIAPTSNACGYFLNLHKATGNPVLVCMVAGRFAYEIEKLSDEESVNFVMSQLRKMLPQATEPVQYLVSRWGSDPNSLGSYSCDLVGKPADLYERFCAPVGNLFFAGEAACIDHSGSVHGAYSSGIAAAEDCRRRLSTQLGISDLFQVGKLIVREEMTEVMVPFQISRL from the exons ATGGACCAGCCACCGAATGGATTCGCCGCCGGAG GTTTCTTCACGCACATGGATGGGCAAAACCGTTCTCCCCCTTCTGTAATTGTAATTGGGGGAGGGATTTCAGGCATCGCAACCGCACGTGCTTTGTCTAATGCTTCATTTAAG GTCACACTCTTGGAGTCGAGGGACCGACTTGGTGGCCGTGTGCACACTGACTATTCTTTTGGTTGCCCAATTGACATGGGAGCATCATG GTTGCATGGTGTTTGCAATGAGAATTCTTTGGCGCCATTGATTAGGATGCTTGGGCTTAGATTATATCGCACAAGCGGTGATAACTCTGTTCTGTATGACCATGATTTGGAAAG ttATGCTCTATttgataagcatggtcagcaagTTCCCCAGGAGATAGTTAGCAAAGTTGGGGAGACATTTGAGAAAATTCTTAAGGAG ACTGTCAAAGTAAGAGATGAACATGCAAATGACATGCCTCTTATTCAAGCCATGGCAATTGTGCTTGACAGGAATCCACATATGAA ACTGGAGGGCCTGGAATATGAAGTATTGCAGTGGTGTATATGTAGGCTGGAGGCATGGTTCGCTACTGACATGGACAATATATCTCTGAAAAATTGGGATCAG GAACATGTGCTTACCGGTGGACATGGTCTTATGGTTAATGGCTATGATCCTGTCATCAAAGCTCTCGCTCAAGGTCTTGATATTCACCTCAACCACAG GGTCACAAAGATCATACAGCGTTATAATAAGGTTATTGTCTGTGTGGAAGATGGGGCTAGTTTTGTTGCAGATGCTGCTATAATAACCGTCCCTCTCGGGGTACTTAAGGCAAATATCATCAAGTTTGAACCTGAACTACCAAGAGAGAAGCTTTCAGCAATCGCTGATCTTGGCGTTGGCATCGAGAACAAGATAGCCCTTAAGTTCAACACTGTATTTTGGCCCAACGTTGAAGTGCTTGGTAGGATCGCCCCAACGTCAAATGCCTGTGGCTACTTTCTCAACCTGCACAAAGCCACAGGAAACCCAGTCCTGGTATGCATGGTAGCTGGAAGATTCGCATACGAGATCGAGAAGCTATCGGATGAAGAATCCGTGAACTTTGTTATGTCCCAGCTCAGGAAAATGCTACCGCAGGCAACTGAACCG GTTCAGTATTTGGTTTCACGTTGGGGCAGTGACCCAAACTCACTTGGTTCCTACTCGTGCGACCTGGTGGGGAAACCAGCTGACCTGTATGAAAGATTCTGCGCTCCGGTGGGCAACCTGTTTTTCGCTGGGGAAGCCGCCTGCATCGACCACTCCGGATCAGTGCACGGAGCTTATTCGTCAGGCATTGCTGCCGCAGAGGACTGCCGAAGGCGTCTCTCTACGCAGCTAGGCATCTCCGACCTGTTCCAGGTTGGCAAGCTTATTGTGAGGGAGGAGATGACTGAGGTCATGGTTCCCTTCCAGATATCCAGGCTGTAA